From Demequina lutea, a single genomic window includes:
- the ndk gene encoding nucleoside-diphosphate kinase produces the protein MTERTLILVKPDGVERGMSGQILARIEAKGYTLVAVELRTASAELLAQHYEEHVGKPFYESLVEFMVSGPVLAVVAEGDRVIEGFRSLAGATDPTVAAPGTIRGDLGRQWPTKVIQNLVHGSDSPDSAAREIGIWFPSL, from the coding sequence TCAAGCCAGATGGCGTCGAGCGCGGCATGTCCGGCCAGATCCTCGCCCGCATCGAGGCGAAGGGCTACACGCTCGTCGCCGTGGAACTGCGCACCGCATCGGCCGAACTGCTCGCCCAGCACTACGAGGAGCACGTGGGCAAGCCGTTCTATGAGTCGCTCGTCGAGTTCATGGTTTCGGGCCCCGTCCTGGCGGTTGTCGCCGAGGGCGACAGGGTGATCGAGGGCTTCCGTTCGCTTGCGGGTGCGACGGACCCGACGGTGGCCGCGCCAGGCACCATTCGCGGCGATCTTGGCCGCCAGTGGCCCACCAAGGTGATCCAGAACCTCGTGCATGGCTCGGACAGTCCCGATTCCGCCGCGCGCGAGATTGGCATTTGGTTCCCCTCCCTGTGA
- a CDS encoding P-II family nitrogen regulator, with product MKLVTAIIQPHRVDEVRAAIEAVGVKGVTVSEAAGYGRQKGHTEVYRGAEYTVDLVPKTRLEILVEDADAAAVTDAIVSAAQTGKIGDGKVWVIPVDDVARVRTGEHGADAL from the coding sequence ATGAAACTGGTCACTGCGATCATTCAGCCACACCGCGTGGACGAGGTCCGCGCCGCAATTGAGGCCGTAGGCGTCAAGGGCGTCACGGTATCCGAGGCTGCCGGCTACGGCCGTCAGAAGGGCCACACCGAGGTCTACCGCGGTGCCGAATACACCGTGGACCTGGTTCCCAAGACTCGTCTTGAGATCCTCGTCGAGGACGCCGATGCCGCAGCAGTGACCGACGCGATCGTGTCGGCCGCTCAGACGGGCAAGATCGGCGACGGCAAGGTCTGGGTCATTCCCGTTGACGACGTCGCTCGCGTTCGCACCGGCGAGCACGGCGCCGACGCTCTCTAA
- a CDS encoding ammonium transporter produces the protein MDFTLDTGNTAWMIVATALVLLMTPALAFFYGGMVRTKSVLNMMMMSFITIGTVAVVWVVYAYGLAFNGSSGLLGNFVGSPKGFFGLNGVSDSTSLAASAGVPFLVMVAFQATFAIITVALISGSLADRLKFSTWTVFTVLWVTLVYTPVAHGVWDGGLLGSFSPTPVIDFAGGTVVHINAGAAGLAFALVLGIRKGFGKEPFKPHNLPYVMLGAALLWFGWFGFNAGSEFAADPTAGRAFLNTTVAPAVAMLGWLLVERIRDGHATSLGAASGIVAGLVAITPAAASVDTWGALAIGLIAGIVCAYAVGLKYKFGFDDSLDVVGVHLVGGIVGTILIGFFAHLNEGTTFAPKGALNGLFYGGGGEQLGSQVIGALVAVVYSFVVTLVIVYALKYTMGLRVSEDVEVAGIDFAEHGETAYEEANQR, from the coding sequence ATGGATTTCACGCTTGATACTGGCAACACCGCGTGGATGATCGTTGCGACCGCACTCGTGCTGCTGATGACGCCCGCGCTGGCGTTCTTCTACGGCGGCATGGTTCGCACGAAGTCCGTGCTCAACATGATGATGATGAGCTTCATCACCATCGGAACCGTCGCGGTTGTCTGGGTGGTCTACGCATATGGACTGGCCTTCAACGGCTCCAGCGGCCTGCTGGGCAACTTCGTCGGCAGCCCCAAGGGCTTCTTTGGACTCAACGGAGTGAGCGACAGCACAAGCCTCGCGGCCTCCGCGGGGGTGCCGTTCCTGGTCATGGTGGCCTTCCAGGCCACGTTCGCCATCATCACGGTGGCCCTGATCTCGGGCTCGCTCGCCGACCGTCTCAAGTTCAGCACCTGGACCGTCTTCACGGTGCTGTGGGTCACGCTCGTCTACACGCCCGTCGCACACGGTGTGTGGGACGGCGGCTTGCTCGGCTCGTTCTCGCCGACCCCGGTGATTGACTTCGCCGGTGGAACGGTCGTCCACATCAACGCCGGTGCCGCGGGTCTTGCATTCGCGCTCGTGCTAGGCATCCGTAAGGGCTTCGGCAAGGAGCCTTTCAAGCCTCACAACCTGCCTTACGTCATGCTCGGTGCCGCGCTCCTGTGGTTCGGCTGGTTCGGCTTCAACGCCGGTTCGGAGTTCGCCGCAGACCCGACCGCCGGTCGGGCCTTCCTGAACACGACGGTCGCTCCCGCGGTCGCCATGCTTGGTTGGCTACTCGTCGAGAGGATTCGTGACGGTCACGCCACGTCGCTCGGTGCCGCCTCCGGCATCGTCGCGGGTCTGGTCGCGATCACCCCCGCGGCCGCCTCGGTGGACACCTGGGGTGCGCTCGCCATCGGCCTCATCGCAGGTATCGTGTGTGCCTACGCGGTGGGTCTCAAGTACAAGTTCGGCTTCGATGACTCGCTTGACGTCGTGGGAGTCCACTTGGTCGGCGGCATCGTCGGCACGATCCTGATCGGCTTCTTCGCGCACCTCAATGAGGGCACCACCTTTGCGCCGAAGGGTGCATTGAATGGCCTCTTCTACGGAGGCGGTGGGGAGCAGCTCGGCTCGCAGGTCATCGGCGCGCTCGTGGCGGTTGTCTATTCATTCGTCGTGACGCTCGTGATTGTTTACGCACTGAAGTACACGATGGGTCTGCGCGTGAGCGAAGATGTAGAAGTGGCGGGCATCGACTTCGCCGAGCACGGCGAAACCGCATACGAGGAGGCGAACCAACGATGA
- the ftsY gene encoding signal recognition particle-docking protein FtsY, whose translation MVGVALATWRLRSRGEKAKPSTPAPVATAATVEAPAPTRTPAGPGAFEIPESVDSRFALRRSRVGGALGERLAGFFGRRDLGQDAWDELEEALLLADVGAAVTEQIIAEVRARVSGGEESPKAAVRAALLAAIDPEADRSLRVGVAGAGVLAPVLVVGVNGVGKTTSVGKIARVLVAEGYSVVLAAADTFRAAAADQLETWGARVGVATVRADAEGADPASVAFDATQTAQRDGVDIVLIDTAGRLQNKAGLMDQLGKIARVVTKVAPISETLLVLDATTGQNGLAQARVFAEVAPLTGIVLTKMDGTAKGGIVLAVQRVLGVPVKFVGLGEGADDLAPFDPEGFVDGLLGD comes from the coding sequence ATTGTGGGAGTGGCCCTCGCCACGTGGCGATTGCGTTCTCGAGGCGAGAAGGCGAAGCCAAGCACCCCAGCTCCCGTGGCGACAGCGGCCACGGTCGAAGCGCCCGCCCCGACCCGGACGCCCGCGGGTCCGGGTGCCTTCGAGATTCCAGAGAGCGTCGATTCGCGTTTCGCGCTGAGGCGTTCACGCGTCGGCGGTGCGCTGGGGGAGCGGCTCGCCGGCTTCTTCGGGCGTCGCGACCTCGGTCAGGATGCCTGGGATGAGCTCGAAGAGGCGTTGCTCCTCGCCGATGTGGGCGCGGCGGTCACCGAGCAAATCATCGCGGAGGTTCGCGCGAGGGTCTCCGGGGGCGAAGAGAGCCCCAAAGCGGCGGTGCGTGCAGCGTTGCTGGCGGCCATTGACCCGGAGGCGGACCGCTCCTTGAGAGTGGGCGTCGCTGGCGCAGGAGTACTCGCCCCCGTTCTCGTCGTCGGAGTGAACGGTGTGGGCAAGACCACGAGTGTCGGCAAGATCGCACGCGTCCTTGTCGCCGAGGGCTATTCCGTCGTGCTCGCCGCAGCAGACACGTTCAGGGCCGCCGCCGCAGACCAACTCGAGACGTGGGGAGCCCGCGTGGGCGTCGCCACGGTCAGGGCCGATGCCGAAGGAGCCGATCCCGCATCGGTCGCCTTCGACGCGACGCAGACCGCGCAGCGCGACGGCGTCGACATCGTGCTGATCGACACCGCGGGAAGGCTGCAAAACAAGGCCGGGCTGATGGATCAGCTCGGCAAGATTGCTCGCGTGGTCACCAAGGTGGCTCCGATCAGCGAGACGCTCCTCGTCCTCGATGCCACGACGGGCCAAAATGGTCTGGCCCAGGCACGCGTGTTTGCGGAGGTCGCGCCGCTCACGGGGATTGTGCTCACCAAGATGGACGGCACCGCCAAGGGCGGGATCGTGCTCGCGGTTCAAAGGGTGCTTGGCGTACCCGTGAAGTTTGTGGGCCTCGGCGAGGGCGCCGACGACCTCGCTCCCTTCGATCCCGAGGGTTTTGTCGACGGTTTGCTTGGCGACTAG
- a CDS encoding DUF2510 domain-containing protein — MTQAAAGWYPQPDGTQRYWDGSAWTEHIAPAAELATPPAPPAAPVNGYAALPSQEPLGVASSAPRRRVWPWIVGIGGGLVVLGVIAVVAVVMLVGKVTAGPKSVADAFNTAYMSGDCKTYLDLTTADFRDGDGYPGTCEEAAVSYFPDPSNGTFSISLDGVETSGSTATVTGTLTSPDLGDGPLTYHLVKVDGKWMVDSIE; from the coding sequence ATGACGCAAGCAGCAGCAGGTTGGTACCCGCAGCCGGATGGAACCCAGCGGTATTGGGACGGTTCGGCGTGGACTGAGCACATTGCTCCCGCCGCAGAGCTCGCCACGCCGCCCGCGCCGCCCGCTGCTCCCGTGAACGGCTATGCGGCGTTGCCGTCACAAGAGCCCCTGGGGGTCGCGTCGTCAGCGCCTCGCCGGCGCGTCTGGCCCTGGATCGTTGGAATTGGCGGAGGACTCGTCGTACTCGGTGTCATTGCTGTCGTTGCCGTCGTGATGCTCGTGGGCAAGGTCACCGCGGGCCCCAAGAGCGTCGCGGATGCCTTCAACACCGCGTACATGTCGGGAGACTGCAAGACATACCTCGACCTCACCACTGCCGACTTCAGGGACGGAGATGGTTACCCGGGGACGTGCGAAGAGGCCGCGGTCTCATACTTTCCCGATCCCAGTAACGGGACGTTCTCGATCAGCCTTGACGGCGTCGAGACAAGTGGATCGACCGCGACCGTCACGGGAACGCTCACGTCGCCAGACTTGGGAGACGGCCCGCTGACGTACCACCTCGTCAAGGTGGACGGAAAGTGGATGGTCGACTCCATCGAGTGA
- the smc gene encoding chromosome segregation protein SMC — MHLKSLTLRGFKSFASATTLEFEPGITCVVGPNGSGKSNVVDALAWVMGEQGAKTLRGGNMSDVIFAGTAGRPPLGRAEVALTIDNSDGALPIEYSEVTISRTLFRSGGSEYAINGAPCRLLDIQDLLSDSGLGREMHVIVGQGQLDGVLRATPEERRHFIEEAAGILKHRRRKEKALRKLDAMQGNLTRVQDLTAELRRQLGPLGKQAEVARQAQSIQSEVRDARSRILADDISMLTIAIAKDQADESAIKERQAQVDAALAEAKARMAELETASAEATPALTKANDIYYRLTSQRERLRNLGTLAEERVRMLGSAVDSQPVTDLIDLADQLERAHAAREELDGEVQEATTALESAESARAEAEQVAEASERHLANLLRSVADRREGVARLAGDVAARRSSVEAMEAEIGRLREAHDAAQRRARDAATEFQRLETTVMDVERGEEDLDAAHEAAVGALDEAKERLEHVKQGLRDAERERDTWAAKAEALSLSLTRKDGVGELLAAGVRFVRGTVASHITIRDGAEDAIAAALGTLAEAVAVDSVDDAVDAIRWLRDEDAGRARFVVADSSAVVTNPDAALPPGAEWASDLIEDSSALASTVRAFVSGVVVVEDLAAARALVAAHHDVVAVTRRGDLLGSRNASGGAGDAPSIMHLQAAFDDACHKRDAAAHQAEQQQFALRAAAEEEQRASVAHEATLARLHESDARMSAVAEQLGHLSSSARSAGADAERLESQMSDASARIEANQGELAGLVERLRAAQAEPEQTESDTKSAHIKRDEDSAAAQIARAKETEARLALRTAEERSRALAARAESLERTASAERDARARADEAAQRRQKQSEAAREVMAGVAATLPVIDASVARADDARADVESRRSERTTALVEVRAHVEQLSGEYGRLTNESHRDEVMRAQQQVRLDQLSERAIEELGMDPGQLVDEFGPQHDVPVIDAEGNEKAEPFVREAQEKRLRHAERGLGQLGRVNPLALEEFAALEERHKFLQDQLADIKSSREDLLSIVTEIDQRVEQIFTEAFNDTAAQFELIFPRLFPGGEGRLVLTDPKNMLETGIDVEARPAGKKVKRLSLLSGGERSLTAVAMLVAIFKARPSPFYVMDEVEAALDDTNLGRLLEIIRELRDESQLIVITHQKRTMEVADALYGITMRGDGVTTVVSQRMGDDAA, encoded by the coding sequence GTGCACCTCAAATCGCTGACGCTTAGGGGCTTCAAGTCCTTCGCGTCCGCGACCACCCTTGAATTCGAGCCGGGGATCACGTGCGTGGTGGGGCCAAACGGCTCCGGCAAGTCGAACGTCGTCGATGCCCTCGCCTGGGTGATGGGCGAGCAGGGCGCCAAGACCCTGCGCGGCGGCAACATGTCCGACGTCATCTTCGCGGGCACGGCAGGCCGCCCGCCGCTTGGGCGCGCCGAGGTGGCGCTGACGATCGACAACTCCGACGGTGCGCTGCCCATCGAGTACTCCGAGGTGACGATCAGCCGCACGCTGTTCCGATCAGGCGGGTCCGAATACGCGATCAACGGTGCGCCTTGCAGGCTGCTCGACATCCAGGATCTGCTTTCCGACTCTGGGCTGGGCCGCGAGATGCACGTGATCGTTGGTCAGGGCCAACTCGACGGCGTGCTGCGGGCAACGCCCGAGGAGCGCAGGCACTTCATCGAGGAGGCCGCGGGCATCCTCAAGCACCGCAGGCGCAAGGAGAAGGCGCTCCGCAAGCTCGATGCGATGCAGGGCAACCTGACCCGAGTACAGGACCTCACGGCCGAATTGCGCAGGCAGCTCGGCCCCTTGGGCAAGCAGGCGGAGGTCGCGCGTCAGGCCCAATCGATCCAGTCCGAGGTGCGCGATGCACGCTCTCGGATTCTCGCCGACGACATTTCAATGCTCACGATCGCCATCGCCAAGGATCAGGCCGACGAATCCGCGATCAAGGAGCGTCAGGCGCAAGTCGATGCGGCACTTGCCGAGGCGAAGGCGCGCATGGCCGAACTGGAAACGGCATCGGCCGAGGCGACGCCCGCGTTGACGAAGGCCAACGACATCTACTACCGGTTGACCTCCCAGCGCGAACGCCTGCGCAACCTCGGCACGTTGGCCGAGGAGCGCGTGCGGATGCTCGGTTCCGCCGTCGATTCGCAGCCCGTCACCGACCTCATCGACCTCGCGGACCAGCTCGAGCGTGCCCATGCGGCGCGCGAGGAGCTCGACGGAGAGGTGCAGGAGGCGACGACGGCTCTCGAATCGGCTGAGTCCGCGCGCGCGGAGGCGGAACAGGTGGCCGAGGCGTCAGAGAGGCATCTGGCCAACCTATTGCGCTCGGTTGCCGATCGCCGTGAGGGTGTCGCGCGGCTCGCGGGCGACGTGGCCGCCCGCCGGTCGAGCGTCGAGGCGATGGAAGCGGAAATTGGTCGCCTGCGTGAGGCACACGACGCGGCGCAGCGCAGGGCTCGCGATGCGGCGACTGAGTTCCAGAGGCTCGAGACCACCGTGATGGACGTCGAGCGCGGCGAGGAGGACCTCGACGCCGCCCATGAGGCCGCCGTCGGGGCGCTTGACGAGGCCAAGGAACGGCTCGAGCACGTGAAACAGGGCCTGCGCGACGCCGAAAGGGAGCGCGACACCTGGGCGGCGAAGGCGGAGGCGCTGAGTCTGTCGCTCACACGCAAGGACGGCGTGGGCGAGCTTCTCGCGGCGGGAGTCCGCTTTGTGCGGGGAACCGTCGCATCGCACATCACCATTCGGGACGGGGCGGAGGACGCGATCGCCGCGGCGCTCGGCACGCTCGCGGAGGCCGTCGCCGTTGACTCGGTTGACGACGCGGTCGACGCCATCAGGTGGCTGCGCGACGAAGACGCGGGGCGGGCCAGGTTCGTCGTTGCGGATTCCTCCGCGGTGGTCACAAACCCCGACGCGGCACTGCCGCCTGGCGCCGAGTGGGCATCCGACCTCATCGAAGACTCGTCGGCGCTCGCCTCGACCGTGAGGGCCTTCGTCTCCGGTGTCGTTGTCGTCGAGGACCTGGCGGCCGCGAGGGCGCTCGTCGCGGCACATCACGACGTGGTGGCGGTGACCCGCAGGGGAGACCTGCTCGGCTCGCGCAACGCATCGGGCGGAGCCGGAGACGCGCCAAGCATCATGCATCTCCAGGCGGCCTTCGACGACGCGTGCCACAAGCGAGACGCGGCAGCTCACCAGGCGGAGCAGCAGCAATTTGCGCTGCGCGCCGCGGCCGAGGAGGAGCAGCGGGCGTCTGTGGCGCACGAGGCAACCCTCGCCCGTCTCCACGAGTCCGACGCGAGAATGTCCGCGGTCGCCGAGCAACTGGGCCACCTGTCGTCCTCCGCGCGTTCTGCGGGCGCGGACGCCGAGCGCCTCGAGAGTCAAATGTCGGATGCGAGCGCACGCATCGAGGCCAACCAAGGCGAGCTTGCGGGTCTCGTGGAGCGGCTCAGGGCCGCGCAGGCAGAACCGGAGCAGACGGAGTCGGACACCAAGTCGGCGCACATCAAGCGCGACGAGGACTCGGCGGCCGCGCAGATTGCGCGCGCCAAGGAGACCGAGGCGAGGCTCGCCCTGCGCACGGCGGAGGAGCGGTCGCGCGCACTCGCGGCGCGTGCGGAGAGTCTCGAGAGGACGGCGTCCGCCGAGCGCGACGCGCGGGCGCGGGCCGATGAGGCCGCCCAGCGCAGGCAGAAGCAATCCGAGGCGGCGCGTGAGGTCATGGCGGGCGTCGCCGCCACGCTCCCTGTCATCGACGCGTCCGTGGCGAGGGCCGACGACGCGAGGGCCGACGTTGAGTCGAGGCGGTCGGAGCGGACGACCGCTCTCGTCGAGGTGCGCGCCCACGTCGAACAACTGTCGGGCGAGTACGGCAGGCTGACGAACGAATCGCACCGCGACGAGGTGATGCGCGCTCAGCAGCAGGTGAGGCTCGACCAACTGAGCGAGCGCGCGATCGAGGAACTGGGCATGGACCCCGGTCAACTCGTCGACGAGTTCGGTCCACAGCACGACGTGCCCGTGATCGACGCGGAAGGCAACGAGAAGGCGGAGCCTTTCGTGCGTGAGGCTCAAGAGAAGCGGCTGCGGCATGCCGAGCGCGGGCTCGGTCAGTTGGGGCGGGTCAATCCGCTCGCGTTGGAGGAGTTCGCGGCGCTGGAGGAGAGGCACAAGTTCCTCCAGGACCAGCTTGCGGACATCAAGTCGTCACGCGAGGACCTGTTGAGCATCGTGACCGAGATCGACCAGCGAGTGGAGCAGATCTTCACCGAGGCGTTCAACGACACGGCCGCTCAGTTTGAATTGATCTTCCCGCGCCTCTTCCCCGGCGGGGAGGGCAGGCTCGTGCTGACCGATCCCAAGAACATGCTCGAGACGGGAATCGACGTCGAGGCAAGGCCCGCGGGCAAGAAGGTGAAGCGGCTGTCGCTGTTGTCCGGCGGCGAGCGTTCGCTCACCGCCGTCGCGATGCTCGTGGCGATCTTCAAGGCGAGGCCAAGCCCGTTCTACGTCATGGACGAGGTCGAGGCCGCGTTGGACGACACCAACCTTGGACGCCTGCTCGAGATCATCAGGGAACTGCGGGATGAGTCCCAGCTCATTGTGATTACGCATCAGAAGCGCACGATGGAGGTCGCGGATGCCCTGTACGGCATCACGATGCGTGGCGATGGTGTGACGACGGTCGTTTCCCAGCGCATGGGTGACGACGCGGCCTAG